Proteins co-encoded in one Ornithorhynchus anatinus isolate Pmale09 chromosome 14, mOrnAna1.pri.v4, whole genome shotgun sequence genomic window:
- the FOXA1 gene encoding hepatocyte nuclear factor 3-alpha, with the protein MMLGTVKMEGHETGDWNSYYADPQEAYSAVPVGTMNSGLGAMSSMNSYMTMGPMTTTGNMTPASFNMAYANPGLGAGLSPGGGGGGGSSAGAGGLAGAGGLAGGGVPALSPGGLGGLAAPPAGSMNGLGPYAAAPCMSPMAYPSAPSGLGRARPDAKPFKRSYPHAKPPYSYISLITMAIQQAPSKMLTLSEIYQWIMDLFPYYRQNQQRWQNSIRHSLSFNDCFVKVARSPDKPGKGSYWTLHPDSGNMFENGCYLRRQKRFKCDKQAGAGAGAGGGPGGGKAGTDGRKDPSGGAPHPGADSPLHRGAPAKAAPLEGPQGSGPTPSPRALDPSAAGPAPGLKTPASTSAPPLNPGPPALPAHALAPHETQLHLKGDPHYSFNHPFSINNLMSSSEQQHKLDFKAYEQALQYSSYGAGLAGSLPLSAGASMAGRSTIEPSALEPSYYQGVYSRPVLNTS; encoded by the exons ATGATGTTAGGGACGGTGAAGATGGAAGGGCACGAGACCGGCGACTGGAACAGCTACTATGCGGACCCCCAGGAG GCCTACTCCGCCGTGCCGGTGGGCACCATGAACTCGGGCCTGGGCGCCATGAGCTCCATGAACTCCTACATGACGATGGGCCCCATGACCACGACGGGCAACATGACCCCGGCCTCGTTCAACATGGCCTACGCCaacccggggctgggggccgggctgagccccgggggcgggggcgggggcggctcctcggccggggccgggggcctggcgggggccgggggcctggcAGGCGGGGGGGTGCCCGCTCTGAGCCCCGGGGGTCTGGGCGGGCTGGCGGCGCCCCCGGCCGGCTCCATGAACGGGCTGGGCCCCTACGCGGCCGCCCCCTGCATGAGCCCCATGGCCTACCCGTCCGCCCCGTCGGGCCTGGGCCGCGCCCGGCCCGATGCCAAGCCCTTCAAGCGCAGCTACCCGCACGCCAAGCCGCCCTACTCCTACATCTCCCTCATCACCATGGCCATCCAGCAGGCGCCCAGCAAGATGCTGACGCTCAGCGAGATCTACCAGTGGATCATGGACCTGTTCCCCTACTACCGGCAGAACCAGCAGCGCTGGCAGAACTCCATCCGCCACTCGCTGTCCTTCAACGACTGCTTCGTCAAGGTGGCCCGCTCCCCGGACAAGCCGGGCAAGGGCTCCTACTGGACGCTGCACCCGGACTCGGGCAACATGTTCGAGAACGGCTGCTACCTGCGGCGCCAGAAGCGCTTCAAGTGCGACAAgcaggccggagccggggccggggccgggggcgggcccggaggGGGCAAAGCGGGCACCGACGGTCGGAAGGACCCCTCGGGgggcgccccccaccccggcgccgACTCCCCCTTGCACCGCGGGGCCCCCGCCAAAGCCGCCCCCCTGGAGGGACCCCAGGGGTCcgggcccacccccagcccccgggccctGGACCCCAgcgcggccgggcccgccccgggcCTGAAGACCCCGGCCTCGACCTCCGCGCCCCCCCTCAacccgggaccccccgccctGCCGGCGCACGCCCTGGCCCCCCACGAGACCCAGCTGCACCTCAAGGGAGACCCCCACTATTCCTTCAACCACCCCTTCTCCATCAACAACCTCATGTCCTCCTCGGAGCAGCAGCACAAGCTGGACTTCAAGGCCTACGAGCAGGCCCTGCAGTACTCGTCCTACGGGGCCGGGCTGGCCGGGAGCCTACCCCTCAGCGCCGGCGCCTCCATGGCCGGGAGGAGCACCATCGAGCCCTCCGCCCTGGAGCCCTCCTACTATCAAGGTGTGTATTCCAGACCGGTCCTCAACACCTCCTAG